Proteins from a single region of Primulina tabacum isolate GXHZ01 chromosome 5, ASM2559414v2, whole genome shotgun sequence:
- the LOC142545259 gene encoding F-box/kelch-repeat protein SKIP25-like, translated as MRTLLSTTTLDFPTTTSFTSAGRSTAKRPKLHLPTAAKIEHHSQQQALLPGLPDHLSQLCLSLVPPITLYSVCHSWRHLIYSPTFPPFLSLYALFESTEPQPGDSNSLQFCSFDPISCDWQYLPLPPTGLDFRFLLRHPSFISRKLPIQSVSVSGKLILLAATADQLQPALSKPLIFDPFTKQWTHGPSLRKPRRWCAAGALRAAVFVASGIGSHYNTDVARSVDKWYLDYQCEKHEWRWEKMRNLKDGKFSREAIEAVGWRGKLCMVNVKGDAAKDGTIYDVEKDSWEDMPEGMLAGWRGPAAAMEEETIYLVDESKGSLKRYDQFRDSWAEVLENEMLEGAQQIAAARGKVCVLRADGGGIVVVDVSASPAMLWVVDAPPGLQGVAIHILPRSSHQEIQTK; from the coding sequence ATGAGAACTCTATTATCTACCACAACTCTTGACTTTCCGACCACCACTTCCTTCACTTCCGCCGGCAGATCCACCGCCAAAAGGCCTAAACTCCACCTACCGACGGCGGCGAAGATAGAGCATCACAGCCAGCAGCAGGCTCTGCTGCCTGGTCTCCCCGATCACCTATCTCAACTCTGTCTTTCTCTTGTCCCACCTATTACTCTCTACTCCGTTTGCCATTCTTGGAGGCACCTCATCTACTCTCCAACCTTTCCTCCATTTCTTTCTCTCTACGCTCTCTTCGAATCAACAGAACCGCAACCGGGGGATTCAAATTCCCTACAGTTCTGCTCCTTTGATCCCATCTCGTGTGACTGGCAATACCTGCCTCTGCctccaactggattggattttCGCTTCCTCTTGCGACATCCTTCATTTATTTCACGCAAGCTTCCCATCCAATCAGTCTCCGTCTCCGGCAAACTCATCCTTCTAGCTGCCACTGCTGATCAACTCCAGCCTGCTTTATCCAAACCCCTAATATTCGATCCCTTCACGAAACAGTGGACACACGGTCCCTCACTTCGCAAGCCTCGTCGATGGTGCGCTGCCGGAGCATTACGAGCTGCCGTTTTTGTTGCTAGTGGGATCGGGTCCCACTACAACACAGACGTTGCGAGGTCTGTGGACAAGTGGTACCTCGATTATCAGTGTGAGAAACATGAATGGAGATGGGAAAAGATGAGGAATCTTAAAGATGGAAAGTTCAGTCGCGAGGCGATCGAGGCCGTTGGATGGAGAGGAAAATTATGCATGGTGAACGTAAAAGGAGACGCGGCCAAGGATGGTACAATATACGACGTTGAAAAGGATTCTTGGGAGGATATGCCGGAAGGGATGCTGGCCGGATGGCGGGGTCCGGCGGCGGCGATGGAGGAGGAGACGATATACTTGGTGGATGAATCAAAAGGATCATTGAAAAGGTACGATCAATTCAGGGACTCGTGGGCGGAGGTGTTGGAAAATGAAATGCTCGAAGGGGCTCAGCAAATCGCGGCGGCACGGGGGAAAGTGTGTGTGCTCCGTGCTGATGGCGGCGGAATCGTGGTGGTGGACGTGTCAGCTTCGCCGGCCATGCTATGGGTGGTGGATGCTCCGCCTGGTTTACAAGGTGTGGCGATTCATATCTTGCCTAGATCGAGCCATCAAGAAATTCAAACCAAGTAA
- the LOC142545260 gene encoding uncharacterized protein LOC142545260 gives MAPNKPKKPLLNLQSNLALTLFFILVFTVPAILLLHTPSTLTCTSLSASKETWSGNVRDAEFSWNRLRFIDEDPPPMTLKIAVFSRKWPTSANPGGMERHAQTLHTALALRGHQVHVFTSPPADGVVPITRQEKVRTEGSRHPSLPIVHWHEGEADKWRYNKAWEIFEEVNRSAPFDVVHSESVSLPFWLAKQVPNLAVSWHGIALESVESSIYQDLARKPDEPISPAFNESLQGMIPKVLNEIRFFKNYAHHVAISDSCGEMLRDVYQIPSKRVHVIVNGVDEKDFHKDFRLGLVLRSKIGIPQNVSLVLGIAGRLVKDKGHPLLHEAFSKLKSKYPDVYLIVAGSGPWLQRYRELGSQVKVLGSINPVELRAFYNAIDVFVNPTLRPQGLDLTLMEAMMSGKPVMASRFPSIKGTIVVNDEFGFMFSPNVESLYEALELVVAEGSKRLAQRGKACLDYATSMFTARKMAMAYERLFLCIKNETFCMYP, from the coding sequence ATGGCCCCAAACAAGCCAAAGAAGCCATTACTCAACCTGCAATCAAATCTTGCTCTTACTCTATTCTTCATCCTAGTTTTCACTGTCCCAGCTATTCTGCTCCTCCACACGCCATCCACTCTCACTTGCACTAGCCTTTCTGCTAGCAAGGAAACATGGTCTGGCAACGTTAGGGACGCCGAATTCTCGTGGAACCGGCTCAGGTTCATCGACGAAGACCCACCACCGATGACACTTAAAATTGCGGTTTTCTCTAGAAAATGGCCTACTAGTGCCAATCCTGGGGGCATGGAACGCCATGCCCAGACACTTCATACAGCTCTGGCTCTTCGTGGGCATCAGGTGCATGTGTTCACTTCCCCACCGGCTGATGGGGTTGTTCCAATCACAAGACAAGAGAAAGTCAGGACTGAGGGGAGTCGGCACCCATCGTTGCCTATCGTGCATTGGCACGAGGGCGAAGCGGACAAATGGAGGTACAACAAAGCATGGGAAATTTTCGAAGAGGTGAACCGAAGCGCACCGTTTGATGTTGTTCATTCCGAAAGCGTGTCGCTTCCCTTTTGGTTGGCGAAACAAGTTCCGAACCTCGCAGTCTCGTGGCATGGTATAGCTTTGGAGAGTGTCGAATCCAGCATCTACcaagatttggcaagaaagccTGATGAGCCAATCTCCCCTGCCTTCAATGAAAGTCTGCAAGGCATGATACCGAAAGTTTTGAATGAAATTCGATTCTTCAAAAACTATGCACACCATGTAGCTATAAGTGATAGTTGTGGCGAAATGCTTAGAGATGTGTACCAAATCCCTAGCAAGAGGGTTCATGTAATTGTTAATGGAGTCGATGAGAAAGATTTTCACAAAGATTTCAGAttaggacttgtacttagatccaAGATTGGCATCCCACAAAATGTTAGCCTTGTTCTTGGTATAGCAGGGAGATTAGTGAAAGATAAAGGCCATCCACTACTCCACGAGGCTTTCTCTAAGCTAAAGAGCAAGTACCCTGATGTCTACTTAATCGTAGCTGGTTCAGGGCCATGGCTACAAAGATACAGAGAATTGGGCTCTCAGGTTAAAGTTCTCGGATCGATTAATCCTGTGGAATTACGAGCTTTTTATAATGCTATTGATGTTTTTGTCAATCCCACACTTAGGCCACAAGGGCTTGATCTTACTCTGATGGAGGCTATGATGAGCGGGAAGCCAGTTATGGCATCGAGATTTCCTAGTATTAAAGGGACTATTGTTGTTAATGATGAATTTGGTTTCATGTTCTCACCAAACGTGGAGTCGTTATACGAGGCACTGGAATTGGTAGTAGCAGAAGGTTCAAAGAGGTTAGCACAAAGAGGAAAAGCTTGCTTAGACTATGCTACTTCAATGTTTACTGCAAGAAAAATGGCAATGGCATATGAGAGATTGTTCCTTTGTATAAAAAATGAAACATTTTGTATGTACCCTTGA
- the LOC142545261 gene encoding coniferyl alcohol acyltransferase — translation MENGDPISAKFEVRFIEKTIVKAPDSAPNTHTIPLSNLDLLSGRFPVTYIYFYQKPVHVVHSIADTLKSSLTQCLAHFYPFSGRVIQNPKSHEPEIICENTGVLILEAEATIPLREFNFHDLNQSIPGKLVSMDYSFPVQVQITNYACGGVSLTFTFDHALGDASSFAKFLVTWSEISMKKPVSCIADHSRHLRPRFPPSYDPSLDDEFVTCTIEEIRNMPTISTLVKHLYYVDASSIERLQKLASINGVKRTKIEAFSAYIWKIMAKVIRNEYKSCKVGWLVDGRTRISKSKDPMLDYIGNVLSIAFGESNLTDLRQGSVADVADIVHKAIDSVANEEHFRNLIDWIELHRPGLMLSKNVLGLGGPALVVSSGRRFPVSELDFGFGSPFLGTVFSTIERLGVGYINQRESAKGDGSWILSTILWPEMVEALKSDPDSIFQPMNLNHLQL, via the coding sequence ATGGAAAATGGAGATCCCATCTCTGCAAAATTCGAGGTGAGATTCATCGAGAAAACCATAGTAAAGGCTCCTGATTCcgctccaaatactcataccaTCCCCCTATCGAATCTTGATCTCTTATCAGGCCGTTTCCCTGTAACATACATCTACTTTTACCAAAAACCTGTCCACGTTGTTCATTCGATAGCAGACACCCTTAAATCCTCCTTAACCCAATGTCTCGCCCATTTCTACCCATTTTCCGGTCGTGTCATTCAAAACCCGAAATCCCACGAGCCCGAGATAATATGTGAAAATACTGGAGTTCTCATTTTAGAGGCAGAAGCAACCATTCCTTTAAGAGAATTCAACTTCCATGATCTTAACCAGTCTATTCCAGGGAAGCTAGTTTCGATGGATTATTCTTTTCCGGTACAAGTTCAAATCACGAATTACGCCTGTGGAGGAGTTTCGCTTACTTTTACATTCGATCATGCACTAGGAGATGCTAGTTCGTTCGCCAAGTTCCTTGTTACGTGGTCTGAAATTTCCATGAAAAAACCAGTTTCTTGTATCGCAGATCACAGTAGACATCTCCGTCCCCGGTTCCCTCCTAGCTATGATCCATCGTTGGATGATGAATTTGTCACTTGTACGATTGAAGAAATACGTAATATGCCAACTATCAGTACACTTGTCAAACATCTGTATTATGTAGATGCATCGAGTATTGAAAGATTGCAAAAACTGGCAAGTATTAATGGGGTGAAACGAACCAAGATTGAGGCTTTTTCGGCATATATTTGGAAGATTATGGCAAAAGTTATCAGAAATGAATATAAGAGTTGCAAGGTGGGATGGCTAGTCGACGGAAGGACTCGAATTTCCAAGAGTAAAGATCCTATGTTGGATTATATAGGTAATGTGCTATCCATAGCTTTTGGAGAGTCAAATTTAACAGATTTAAGACAAGGTTCTGTTGCGGATGTGGCAGATATTGTTCACAAAGCGATTGATTCGGTAGCGAATGAAGAACATTTCagaaatttgattgattggatagAGTTACACAGGCCTGGATTGATGCTGTCAAAGAACGTACTTGGTCTAGGTGGACCTGCGCTTGTTGTATCATCAGGAAGAAGATTTCCTGTGTCTGAATTGGATTTCGGATTCGGGAGTCCTTTTCTTGGAACGGTTTTTTCTACCATAGAAAGGCTTGGAGTTGGGTATATAAACCAAAGGGAAAGTGCCAAGGGAGATGGATCTTGGATTCTATCGACAATCCTATGGCCAGAGATGGTCGAGGCGCTTAAATCCGACCCTGACTCTATATTTCAGCCGATGAATCTTAACCATCTCCAACTCTAA
- the LOC142544531 gene encoding uncharacterized protein LOC142544531 — protein sequence MQSVKQKVSDAAATAQEHIDVLKAKAEEKAELSTARTKEGKVIAKERRKAKEAEANMRLHAAKAQHAAEKLQGKQQGLFGRHHNGPGTANAAAPGYGNQYPAGAAAPTGNATAPGYGNQYPAGAAAPTGNAAAPGYGHHNPTGHQYPTGANAAAPGYGHHNPTGNYYPTDATGPTANTAAPGYDHHNPMGATVPPANVAAPTNKPFGGHRHMGLK from the exons ATGCAGTCCGTGAAACAGAAGGTGAGTGACGCTGCCGCAACTGCCCAAGAGCATATTGACGTCCTTAAAGCCAAAGCTGAAGAGAAG GCCGAGTTATCTACGGCAAGGACGAAGGAAGGGAAAGTGATTGCTAAAGAACGGAGGAAAGCAAAGGAAGCTGAAGCCAACATGAGGCTGCACGCAGCCAAGGCTCAGCATGCGGCCGAGAAATTGCAAGGAAAGCAACAGGGGCTTTTTGGTCGTCATCACAACGGCCCAGGTACGGCGAACGCCGCGGCTCCTGGTTATGGTAATCAATACCCCGCAGGTGCCGCCGCCCCAACGGGGAACGCCACGGCTCCTGGTTATGGTAATCAATACCCCGCAGGTGCCGCCGCCCCAACGGGGAACGCTGCAGCTCCTGGCTATGGTCATCATAACCCAACAGGCCATCAGTACCCCACTGGTGCCAATGCTGCGGCTCCTGGCTATGGTCATCATAATCCAACAGGCAACTATTATCCCACGGATGCCACTGGCCCAACGGCGAATACAGCGGCTCCTGGCTATGATCATCATAACCCAATGGGCGCGACTGTTCCACCGGCGAATGTGGCAGCTCCGACCAACAAACCTTTTGGAGGACACCGCCACATGGGCTTGAAATGA